One genomic region from Prunus persica cultivar Lovell chromosome G3, Prunus_persica_NCBIv2, whole genome shotgun sequence encodes:
- the LOC18781899 gene encoding xyloglucan endotransglucosylase/hydrolase 2: MPFSSSCSKVSMVLVVSLFVTSLMAMAASAGNFFQDFDVTFGDERAKILNGGQLLTLNLDKASGSGFKSKNEYLLGRIDMQIKLVSGNSAGTVTAYYLSSEGPTHDEIDFEFLGNLSGDPYTLHTNVFSQGKGNREQQFHLWFDPTKAFHTYSIVWNSQRIIFLVDNIPIRVFHNLETIGVPFPKSQPMRIYSSLWNADDWATRGGLVKTDWTQAPFTASYRNFQASTTSTNSLTEQSAWQTQGLDAAGRNRLRWVQQKFMVYNYCSDLKRFPQGLPAECRRSRF; encoded by the exons atgcctttttcttcttcttgttctaaGGTCTCAATGGTGCTTgtggtttctttgtttgtaACTTCTCTGATGGCCATGGCCGCCTCAGCTGGTAATTTCTTTCAAGACTTTGATGTAACATTCGGCGATGAGCGTGCTAAGATACTAAATGGAGGACAGCTTCTCACACTTAACCTTGACAAGGCTTCTGGGTCTGGTTTCAAATCCAAGAATGAGTACTTATTAGGCAGGATTGACATGCAGATCAAGTTGGTCTCTGGCAACTCAGCTGGCACTGTCACTGCATACTAT TTATCTTCCGAGGGTCCAACTCATGATGAGATTGACTTTGAGTTTTTGGGAAACTTATCTGGAGATCCCTACACTCTCCACACAAACGTGTTCAGCCaaggaaaaggaaacagaGAACAACAATTCCATCTCTGGTTTGATCCCACAAAGGCCTTCCACACCTACTCCATTGTCTGGAACAGCCAGCGGATTAT ATTCTTGGTGGACAACATTCCAATCAGAGTGTTCCACAACTTGGAAACAATTGGAGTTCCATTTCCCAAAAGCCAACCCATGAGGATTTACTCAAGCCTCTGGAATGCAGATGACTGGGCAACAAGAGGTGGCCTTGTGAAGACTGACTGGACACAAGCTCCTTTCACTGCCTCTTACAGAAACTTCCAGGCCTCCACCACATCTACTAACTCCTTAACAGAGCAGAGTGCATGGCAGACTCAAGGGCTTGATGCTGCAGGCCGAAACCGGCTTCGATGGGTGCAACAAAAGTTCATGGTCTACAACTACTGCTCTGACCTCAAACGCTTCCCACAAGGCCTCCCAGCTGAATGCAGACGGTCGAGGTTCTAG
- the LOC18782454 gene encoding probable xyloglucan endotransglucosylase/hydrolase protein 16, whose amino-acid sequence MSSHQVSLMFFISLIITSLMAMAALAGNFYQDFDIMFGDQRLKILEEGKLVTLSLDKVSGAGFQSKNGYIFGRFDVQMKMPPGNSAGTVTTFYLSSSGPNHDEIDLEFLGNSTGEPYTLHTNVYAQGQGSKEQQFHLWFDPTKDFHTYSVVWNSKRIIFLVDGSPIRVFNNLESLGLPFPKNQSMKIYATFWNADDWATQGGRVKTDWSHAPFSASYRNFNINACLGSEESPSSSCSTSTNSSAWQNQGLNAAGRNRLRWLQRKFMVYDYCTDRPKFPKGLPRECKHSRV is encoded by the exons ATGTCTTCACATCAGGTCTCATTgatgttttttatttctttgatcATAACTTCTCTGATGGCCATGGCTGCCTTAGCTGGTAATTTCTATCAGGACTTTGACATTATGTTCGGCGATCAACGTCTTAAGATACTCGAGGAAGGAAAACTTGTCACGCTCTCCCTTGACAAGGTTTCTGGCGCTGGTTTCCAGTCCAAAAATGGATATATATTTGGAAGGTTTGATGTGCAAATGAAGATGCCACCTGGGAACTCAGCTGGTACTGTCACCACATTCTAT TTATCTTCTTCAGGTCCAAATCATGATGAGATTGACCTGGAGTTTCTGGGCAACTCCACTGGGGAGCCCTACACTCTCCATACTAATGTCTACGCCCAAGGGCAGGGGTCCAAGGAACAACAATTCCACCTATGGTTTGATCCCACAAAGGACTTCCACACCTACTCCGTTGTTTGGAACAGCAAGCGCATTAT ATTCTTGGTGGATGGAAGTCCAATTAGAGTGTTCAACAACTTGGAATCACTTGGCCTTCCATTTCCTAAAAATCAATCCATGAAGATTTATGCAACTTTCTGGAATGCTGATGACTGGGCAACACAAGGTGGGCGTGTGAAGACTGACTGGAGCCATGCTCCTTTCTCTGCCTCCTACAGAAACTTCAACATCAATGCTTGCCTTGGGTCAGAAgaatcaccatcatcatcttgCTCTACATCTACCAATTCCTCAGCATGGCAGAACCAAGGGCTTAATGCTGCAGGCCGGAACAGACTTCGATGGTTGCAACGCAAGTTCATGGTCTATGACTACTGCACTGACCGTCCTAAGTTCCCGAAAGGTCTCCCACGCGAATGCAAGCATTCGAGGGTCTAG